One region of Juglans regia cultivar Chandler chromosome 4, Walnut 2.0, whole genome shotgun sequence genomic DNA includes:
- the LOC109013553 gene encoding tropinone reductase-like 1 produces MSATSSIAPTYKRLEGKVAIITGGASGIGASAAQLFHEQGAKVVIADIQDDLGQAIANKLGEDVCYVHCDVSKEDNVSNLVDTTIEKHGKLDIMYSNAGVMDRAFGSILDTTKADLDRCVGVNLGGAFLGAKHAARVMVPQRKGVILFTASACTSIAGLSTHSYAASKYAVWGLARNLASELGQYGIRVNCVSPYAVLTGMNSKGMHEDVIAQAEVRTSRLGNLQGEILKVEGIARAALYLASDEASFVSGLNLVVDGGFSVVNPTILKEFKIVP; encoded by the exons ATGAGTGCCACTTCTTCAATCGCACCCACTTACAaaag GCTAGAGGGAAAGGTTGCAATTATCACTGGAGGAGCAAGTGGGATTGGAGCAAGTGCAGCGCAGCTATTCCACGAACAGGGTGCCAAAGTTGTCATAGCCGATATCCAAGACGACCTTGGCCAAGCCATTGCCAACAAGCTAGGCGAAGATGTCTGCTACGTACACTGCGACGTGTCAAAAGAAGACAACGTTAGCAACCTCGTGGATACGACAATCGAAAAACATGGAAAGCTGGACATCATGTACAGCAATGCAGGCGTCATGGATCGCGCATTTGGGAGCATTCTGGATACCACAAAGGCAGACCTGGACCGATGCGTCGGGGTTAACTTGGGCGGCGCTTTCCTAGGAGCCAAGCATGCTGCAAGAGTCATGGTCCCCCAACGCAAAGGTGTCATTCTATTTACAGCAAGCGCTTGCACATCCATTGCAGGGCTTTCGACGCACTCTTATGCTGCTTCCAAATATGCAGTGTGGGGTTTAGCCAGGAACTTGGCGTCTGAGCTTGGGCAGTACGGTATAAGAGTGAATTGTGTTTCGCCTTATGCGGTGCTGACAGGCATGAATTCAAAAGGGATGCATGAAGATGTTATTGCGCAGGCAGAAGTGAGAACGAGCCGTTTGGGCAATCTGCAGGGGGAAATTCTCAAGGTAGAGGGAATTGCAAGGGCTGCCCTCTACTTGGCTAGTGACGAGGCCTCCTTTGTGAGTGGGCTTAACCTTGTGGTGGATGGTGGGTTCAGTGTGGTCAATCCTACC